Within the Enoplosus armatus isolate fEnoArm2 chromosome 9, fEnoArm2.hap1, whole genome shotgun sequence genome, the region ATTGGTTGATTACAAAGTGAAAAGCAGGAAGCCGCTGAAGGTGTTGTGGCTCTCGTTGTTGTCGTAAAGTCCTTTGTTCGCAGGGAGACGCAGGTAGACGACGTCGCCGCTCTGCAGCTCCAGAGTCACTCCGTTGGACATGTGTTCAAAATATCCATTATTGACGTTGATCTCGTAGGTCAGCAGCAGTCGCTGACCGTTCTTATATAACGCCACACCCATGTGCACCTCAGAGCGGTAATCCATGCCGGTGAACCTGAAGTAGTAGACTCCTTTGACGGGGGCTGTGAAGATACCTGCAGAAATAAAAGTTGGGAAAAATCAAGTTGTTTTATTGATTGTATTGATTTTGCAGTGGTGTTCGACGTGCGCAGCGTTCAGGCGGCACCTGTGAAGGGGTTGTAGGCCAGGCCAATGTTGGTGAAGACATTGGAGTAGACGATGGTGGTGTCGGTGTTGAAGGGTCCCAGCAGTCCTGAAtctgtcagagcagcagtgaacGCCACCTTTGGGCCCtctgagaaaacacaacacacaggaaTATTTCTTTCTTAACATCAGATGTTACGTCTGATGTCGATGTTCATGGTTTCCAGCGGATGAATCCTGATGTTCTCGGTAACCCCGACCTCTAGACCTGCCTGACGTTTCCACACACACGAGATAAACCAGTAACCTAATGGCCCATTTTCCAATAAACTTCACTGGAAATATTCTGGACAAAACATCTGATGTCAGGGTTGACATGAAACCTGCTGTGGACgttcgtggtccccagaggatgtattCAATCTTAAAGTCTCAAGTCTACTCATTTAATTTGAggtacttctactccactggagtacagacacaggaggacagtcacagggtaCAGACACGGggacagacacaagaggacagtcacaggacagacacaggaggacagtcacaggacagacacagggggacagacacaggaggacagtcacagggtacagacacaagaggacagtcacaggacagacacaggaggacagtcacagggtacagacacaagaggacagtcacaggacagacacaggaggacagacacaggaggacagtcacagggtacagacacaagaggacagtcacaggacagacacaggaggacagtcacagggtacagacacaagaggacagtcacaggacagacacaggaggacagacacaggaggacagtcacagggtaCAGACACGGggacagacacaagaggacagtcacaggaggacagtcacagggtaCAGACACGGggacagacacaagaggacagtcacaggacagacacaggaggacagacacaggaggacagtcacagggtaCAGACACGGggacagacacaagaggacagtcacaggacagacacagggggacagacacagagggacagacacagggggacagacacagggacagacacaggaggacagacacagggggacagacacaggaggacagacacaggaggacagtcacagggtaCAGACACGGggacagacacaagaggacagtcacaggacagacacagggggacagacacagagggacagacacaggaggacagacacaggaggacagtcacaggacagACACGGGGCAGACacggggacagacacaggaggacagacacaggggggcagacacaggaggacagacacgggGCAGACacggggacagacacaggaggacagtcacagggggacagacacaggaggacagtcacaggacagacacagggggacagacacaggaggacagtcacaggggacagacacggggacagacacaggaggacagtcacaggacagacacagggggacagacacaggaggacagacacagggggacagacacaggaggacagacacaggggggtAGACAcggggacatctgactgctggaagactttaaggacagtttactgattgtactcacagacttttactgtaacagagtatttgtacagtgtggtattagtagttgtactgcagtaaaggatctgagtacttcctgcCTGACCCACCTGTCTTCATGAGggtctgcagctctgctctcagctcctgcagctgtctctctgtggacGTCAGTCTGCTGTTCAGGACCTTCAGCTCCGCTCTCTGCTCCACCACCAGGTCTCTGAGCTCCCTCACCTCCGTCCACACGTCAGGCTGGACGCTCGGCTGTTTGACGTCAGcctccttcacctccacctccacctccacctcccccgcctcactgtctgctgctgctgagtgggacagactgaggaggaggagaagaagagtgacAAACGCCATCATGACAGTGAGCGAGCTCTCTGAACGTCTGGATGAGACTCTGAGGACGGACTCTGAGGACGGACTCTGTGTCACAACACAAAGGTCACACGATGCCTTCAGGTACGCCTAGTAAACCCCAACGGTTTTTAGTTTGGAAGTCTGTGTCAGAGCCTTTTGTTGCACATTTCAATGATTTAGCACCTAAAACGGACAAACTGAAGACTGCTGCAGAAATATGGTTTgatagtttttgttttgctgaagttattttttgttaaaatgaagagaagaaaattCACGTGAGATGTAACTGACGATGCTTTAATGAATGTATcagtcaaatgtttggcatttacATTAAAACCTCATAAtagaaacacaacactgttaattattattgtttaaattatttgtttGGGTTTGTTGAGAATGTGCTTCCGTGTTAGAGTTCAGATATTTCCGATggcacttgaaggcagcagtgGTGGAGCGTTTCCTGATACGACACGACAGTCTGAcaatgttgggggggggggggggggggggttcaaatATAAGAAGAGTAATGAAACCGTCACACactgtttacacacaaacagaacttCAGGTCAAATGGCAGCTTTTAGACATTTCaaacatcacacaaacacaaacatgatgaaACTTTGGATTCTTTGGATCAgtagtggggtttttttgcgGGTTGCTGGACTGTCCCGCACTCTCTCTCAGTGGTGTTCCCATTATTTTGTACAGCCCTGTCAGtgtcttttcctgtctgtctttcctaCATTTGACCACAAGGTGGAGACACTGTCACACTAGTTAGTAATTAGACTTCATGCTGATCTGAGACGGGACATTATTTATgacaacaaaccaacaaacaaacaaacaaacaaactgatctGGGTTCAACCTGCAGCGCCTACAAGAAGTGGAGggatgtaactaagtacatttactcaaacactgttctgaggtacttgtactttacttgagtatttccatttcatgctactttatacttttacttcactacattttggaagccaatgttgtactttttactcaacatttattaaataacTTTAGTTGCAGATTCTGATTATTA harbors:
- the LOC139290055 gene encoding complement C1q-like protein 2 → MAFVTLLLLLLSLSHSAAADSEAGEVEVEVEVKEADVKQPSVQPDVWTEVRELRDLVVEQRAELKVLNSRLTSTERQLQELRAELQTLMKTEGPKVAFTAALTDSGLLGPFNTDTTIVYSNVFTNIGLAYNPFTGIFTAPVKGVYYFRFTGMDYRSEVHMGVALYKNGQRLLLTYEINVNNGYFEHMSNGVTLELQSGDVVYLRLPANKGLYDNNESHNTFSGFLLFTL